One Mugil cephalus isolate CIBA_MC_2020 chromosome 22, CIBA_Mcephalus_1.1, whole genome shotgun sequence genomic window carries:
- the LOC125000169 gene encoding shaker-related potassium channel tsha2-like has translation MTVVPAENLDETVALAALSAQDVYDPERAENQDCCERVVINISGLRFETQLKTLAQFPCTLLGDPRKRMRFFDPLRNEYFFDRNRPSFDAILYYYQSGGRLRRPVNVPVDIFMEEIKFYELGDEVIENFKEDEGFIKEEERPLPDNEFQRQVWLLFEYPESSGPARGIAIVSVLVILISIVIFCLETLPEFREEARGLDDLLHPVNGTVRAKKPNPFTDPFFIVETLCIIWFSFELLVRFLACPSKPAFFKNIMNTIDIVAIMPYFITLGLELAEHQGNGQQAMSLAILRVIRLVRVFRIFKLSRHSKGLQILGKTLQASMRELGLLIFFLFIGVILFSSAVYFAETDDPESGFNSIPDAFWWAVVSMTTVGYGDMCPVTIGGKIVGSLCAIAGVLTIALPVPVIVSNFNYFYHRETEHEEQFQYTHVTCGQQQGPFGEFKKSDSKPSLSKSDFLDSDDVDSIKYTNCSPSKGFTDV, from the coding sequence atGACAGTGGTGCCCGCGGAGAACCTGGATGAGACTGTGGCACTGGCCGCGCTGTCCGCGCAGGATGTGTACGACCCGGAGCGAGCGGAGAACCAGGACTGCTGCGAGCGGGTGGTCATCAACATCTCGGGGCTGCGCTTCGAGACGCAGCTGAAGACTCTGGCCCAGTTCCCCTGCACTCTGCTGGGGGACCCGCGCAAGAGGATGCGCTTCTTCGACCCCCTCAGGAACGAGTACTTCTTCGACCGGAACCGGCCCAGCTTCGACGCCATCCTCTACTACTACCAGTCCGGGGGGCGGCTCCGGAGACCCGTCAACGTGCCAGTGGACATTTTCATGGAGGAGATTAAATTTTACGAACTGGGGGACGAGGTGATTGAGAATTTCAAGGAGGACGAGGGCTTCATTAAGGAGGAGGAGCGGCCGCTGCCAGACAACGAGTTCCAGCGGCAGGTCTGGCTCCTGTTCGAGTACCCGGAGAGTTCCGGACCGGCCCGGGGCATCGCCATCGTCTCCGTCCTGGTCATCCTCATCTCCATCGTCATCTTCTGCCTGGAGACTTTACCGGAGTTCAGAGAGGAGGCCCGCGGCTTGGACGACCTGCTGCATCCCGTCAACGGAACCGTGCGCGCAAAGAAGCCGAACCCGTTCACGGACCCGTTCTTCATCGTGGAGACGCTCTGCATCATCTGGTTCTCCTTCGAGCTGCTGGTCCGGTTCCTGGCGTGCCCCAGTAAGCCCGCGTTCTTCAAGAACATCATGAACACCATCGACATCGTGGCCATCATGCCGTACTTCATCACGCTGGGTCTGGAGCTGGCGGAGCACCAGGGGAACGGCCAGCAGGCCATGTCCCTGGCCATCCTCCGGGTCATCCGCCTGGTCCGGGTCTTCCGCATCTTCAAGCTCTCCAGACACTCCAAGGGGCTGCAGATCCTGGGGAAGACGCTCCAGGCCAGCATGAGGGAGCTGGGCCtgctcatcttcttcctcttcatcggAGTGATTTTGTTCTCCAGCGCCGTCTACTTCGCGGAGACCGACGACCCGGAGTCCGGCTTCAACAGCATCCCGGACGCCTTCTGGTGGGCCGTGGTGTCCATGACCACCGTGGGCTACGGGGACATGTGTCCGGTCACCATCGGGGGGAAGATCGTGGGCTCGCTGTGCGCCATCGCCGGCGTCCTCACCATCGCGCTGCCGGTGCCGGTCATCGTCTCCAACTTCAACTACTTCTACCACCGGGAGACGGAGCACGAGGAGCAGTTCCAGTACACGCACGTGACCTGCGGCCAGCAGCAGGGGCCGTTCGGGGAGTTCAAGAAGAGCGACAGCAAACCGTCCCTGTCCAAGTCCGACTTCCTGGACAGCGACGACGTGGATTCCATCAAATACACCAACTGCAGCCCGAGCAAAGGCTTCACCGACGTCTGA